Proteins from one Chitinophaga oryzae genomic window:
- the dtd gene encoding D-aminoacyl-tRNA deacylase, translating into MRAVIQRVSEASVTVDGVVTGRIGQGLMVLLGIEDADSQEDIQWLSSKIVNLRIFNDDAGVMNVSVKDMHADILLVSQFTLHASTKKGNRPSYIRASKPDVAIPLYEKMIAQLEQDLGTTIQRGIFGADMKVALVNDGPVTIIIDTHQRE; encoded by the coding sequence ATGAGAGCAGTTATACAGCGTGTATCAGAAGCCTCCGTAACGGTCGACGGTGTTGTTACCGGCCGGATCGGACAAGGCCTGATGGTGTTGCTGGGCATAGAGGACGCAGATAGTCAGGAAGACATCCAATGGCTGAGCAGCAAGATCGTCAACCTCCGTATTTTCAATGACGATGCCGGCGTGATGAACGTTTCGGTGAAAGACATGCATGCAGACATACTGCTGGTAAGCCAGTTCACCCTGCACGCCTCTACGAAAAAAGGCAACAGGCCTTCGTATATCCGTGCCAGTAAACCGGACGTGGCCATCCCGTTGTATGAGAAAATGATCGCGCAGCTAGAGCAGGACCTGGGCACCACTATCCAGCGCGGCATATTTGGCGCCGATATGAAAGTGGCGCTGGTAAACGACGGGCCGGTCACCATCATCATCGACACCCACCAGCGGGAATAA